In Pseudobdellovibrionaceae bacterium, the following proteins share a genomic window:
- a CDS encoding HNH endonuclease, whose translation MEFFFEPADEAHQKRERAKARELRKSLWWRQQLGRGKCHYCQKSFTSSELTMDHKIPIVRGGMTTKKNVVVACLSCNQEKKYWLPGEQALAKDGEIQSQS comes from the coding sequence GTGGAATTTTTTTTCGAACCGGCCGACGAGGCCCATCAAAAACGGGAACGAGCCAAGGCCCGCGAGCTGCGTAAGAGCCTGTGGTGGCGGCAACAATTGGGTCGAGGCAAATGCCATTACTGCCAGAAGTCCTTTACTTCGTCAGAACTGACAATGGATCATAAGATTCCCATCGTCAGAGGGGGAATGACCACAAAGAAGAATGTGGTGGTGGCCTGCCTGTCCTGTAATCAGGAAAAAAAATATTGGCTACCCGGGGAACAGGCCCTCGCCAAAGACGGAGAAATCCAGTCCCAGAGCTGA
- a CDS encoding BolA family transcriptional regulator — protein MTAEQMEARIKEAFPEGDVVVFDLTGGQDHFEVRIATPQFAGKSRIQQHQEVMKLFNEELKTGEVHALAIKTLVKD, from the coding sequence GTGACTGCCGAACAAATGGAAGCCCGAATCAAGGAAGCCTTCCCCGAAGGGGACGTGGTGGTTTTTGACCTCACCGGCGGACAGGATCACTTTGAAGTTCGCATTGCCACCCCCCAATTTGCGGGCAAGTCACGCATTCAGCAACACCAAGAAGTGATGAAATTGTTTAATGAAGAGCTAAAGACTGGTGAAGTCCATGCTCTGGCGATCAAAACCCTGGTTAAGGATTGA
- the grxD gene encoding Grx4 family monothiol glutaredoxin: MDAGTKEKIEGLLNSNKVVLFMKGTPSFPMCGFSARAVAILQECQTEFASCNVLDDEEVRAGIKEYGNWPTIPQLYINKELVGGSDIMIEMFQSGELKTLLDK, from the coding sequence ATGGATGCCGGAACCAAAGAAAAAATTGAAGGCCTTTTGAATTCCAACAAAGTCGTTCTGTTCATGAAGGGGACCCCCAGCTTCCCTATGTGCGGCTTTTCAGCTCGAGCTGTCGCCATCCTTCAAGAATGCCAGACTGAGTTTGCTTCATGCAACGTGCTTGATGACGAAGAGGTTCGCGCCGGAATCAAGGAATATGGCAACTGGCCCACCATTCCTCAGCTCTATATAAACAAGGAGTTGGTCGGTGGTAGCGATATTATGATTGAAATGTTCCAATCAGGAGAGCTCAAGACCCTGCTTGATAAGTAA
- a CDS encoding DUF2892 domain-containing protein — MKKNVAYWDRVLRYIFGLLLLTWAMIGGPFWAYLGFYPLATASWGFCPVYFLLRAMREHQ, encoded by the coding sequence ATGAAGAAAAATGTGGCATATTGGGATCGAGTGCTTCGGTATATCTTCGGCCTGCTGTTGTTGACCTGGGCCATGATTGGTGGCCCCTTTTGGGCCTACCTGGGATTCTATCCGCTGGCGACCGCATCTTGGGGATTCTGCCCTGTTTACTTCCTGTTAAGGGCCATGCGCGAACATCAGTGA
- a CDS encoding MFS transporter, whose protein sequence is MSIRLIFRDKKFTPMFWTQFFGAFNDNVMKNALVLLITFKSVSLMGLETNALVAAAGGIFILPFVLFSTHAGQIADKFEKSQLIRYTKIWELMIMVLAGIGFYLDSYGLLLFLLFLMGTQSTFFGPIKYSILPNLVPPERLTEGNAYIQSGTFVSILLGTIAGGLATGLEDATIVIVTTLIIIALLGLVASWKIPPVPMGQPDLEFAWNPFPTMKSFWAIIREKKAVFNSVLGISWFWFFGAGILTVLPVYCKDYLGVNQNVVTAFLAMFTVGIGIGSLLCSKLSFKRVEIGLVPIGSLGMTIFLIDLFLVVPSWTMDPTYPLGIKEFFGYRESWRLLSDFLLMSIFAGFYILPLNTLIQERSHSESRSRVVAANNILNAFFMVVASVVVMAFYMLHFSHPQVFLVFAILNAFAAVYIYSIVPEFTLRFYSWILCHLMYRLKVTGDENIPKEGPAILTSNHVSFVDWLILSAASPRPVRFIMYYKFFEVPLIRHLMKQARVIPIAGAKEDPEILKRAFEQIAAELKDGEIVCIFPEGKVTHDGKISAFRPGLLKMLESNPVPVIPMSLTGMWGSLFSRKDKSLSKKRPRRFWHQIQVDIAPPMNPQGFRLEELEKKIRLMAGDMAIANGTDSGGSAPSTFPTDSL, encoded by the coding sequence ATGTCCATCCGCCTGATTTTTCGCGATAAGAAATTCACTCCCATGTTTTGGACTCAGTTCTTCGGGGCTTTTAATGACAATGTCATGAAAAACGCCTTGGTGCTCCTGATCACCTTTAAGAGTGTTTCTCTGATGGGGCTAGAAACCAACGCTCTGGTGGCCGCAGCCGGAGGGATTTTTATCCTGCCTTTTGTATTGTTCTCCACCCATGCAGGTCAAATTGCCGACAAGTTCGAGAAGTCCCAACTGATTCGCTACACCAAGATTTGGGAACTGATGATCATGGTTTTGGCCGGGATCGGCTTTTACTTAGATTCCTACGGTCTATTGCTATTTCTGCTGTTTTTGATGGGAACTCAATCCACCTTTTTTGGTCCCATTAAGTATAGCATTCTGCCGAACCTGGTTCCACCCGAGCGATTGACTGAGGGTAACGCTTATATCCAATCGGGAACATTCGTCTCTATCCTTCTGGGAACTATCGCCGGTGGACTCGCCACCGGACTTGAGGACGCCACAATTGTCATCGTCACTACTTTGATTATTATTGCTTTGTTGGGGCTTGTCGCCAGTTGGAAAATCCCTCCCGTCCCCATGGGGCAGCCGGATTTGGAGTTTGCCTGGAACCCCTTTCCCACCATGAAGTCCTTCTGGGCCATCATTCGGGAAAAAAAGGCCGTGTTTAATTCGGTTCTGGGGATTTCCTGGTTTTGGTTTTTTGGAGCTGGCATCCTGACCGTACTCCCGGTCTACTGCAAAGACTACTTGGGTGTAAATCAAAACGTGGTCACAGCCTTTCTCGCCATGTTCACAGTTGGCATCGGCATTGGCTCTCTCTTGTGTAGCAAGCTCTCTTTTAAACGTGTGGAGATTGGTCTGGTTCCCATTGGCTCACTCGGCATGACCATTTTCCTCATCGACCTGTTTCTTGTTGTTCCATCCTGGACAATGGACCCCACCTACCCATTGGGTATCAAGGAGTTTTTTGGCTACAGAGAGAGCTGGCGGCTGCTGAGTGATTTTCTATTGATGTCGATTTTTGCCGGGTTCTACATCCTTCCCCTTAACACCCTAATTCAAGAGCGCAGTCACTCGGAATCCCGCTCCCGTGTGGTGGCGGCTAATAACATCCTCAATGCATTCTTCATGGTTGTGGCCTCAGTGGTGGTGATGGCCTTTTATATGCTTCATTTTAGCCATCCCCAGGTATTTCTTGTCTTCGCGATACTCAATGCCTTCGCTGCTGTATACATCTACTCAATCGTACCAGAATTCACCTTGCGCTTTTACAGTTGGATTCTCTGTCATCTCATGTACCGCCTTAAAGTTACAGGGGATGAAAACATCCCAAAAGAGGGACCAGCCATCCTCACCAGTAATCATGTGAGCTTTGTGGATTGGCTGATCCTTTCTGCGGCCAGCCCCCGCCCGGTGCGCTTTATTATGTACTACAAGTTTTTTGAAGTTCCTCTTATCCGCCATCTAATGAAGCAGGCACGAGTGATACCTATTGCCGGGGCCAAGGAAGATCCGGAAATTCTCAAACGCGCCTTTGAACAGATTGCCGCTGAACTTAAGGACGGTGAGATTGTCTGTATTTTCCCCGAAGGCAAAGTCACCCACGATGGCAAGATCTCGGCTTTCCGCCCTGGCCTTCTGAAGATGCTAGAGTCCAACCCGGTGCCGGTAATCCCCATGTCACTGACTGGAATGTGGGGAAGTCTCTTTAGTCGCAAGGACAAATCTTTGAGTAAAAAACGGCCGCGTCGTTTTTGGCACCAAATTCAGGTGGATATAGCTCCTCCAATGAACCCTCAAGGGTTTCGCTTGGAGGAGCTGGAAAAAAAGATCCGCCTGATGGCGGGTGATATGGCTATTGCCAATGGGACTGATAGCGGCGGTAGTGCTCCTTCCACATTCCCGACCGACTCTCTATAA
- a CDS encoding PspA/IM30 family protein — translation MSTFRRISATLTAQFNEFLNQVENHEAVAEESIRRFSSQMQEARFRVRVLEREINRYKERIETLATQKVRWQDRARNYAESDREKALACVQRAQRLEKDIAHWQSSLKEMESQRVELCRGLNQVEKRFEEMKRKQKLLSSREARARMIKSFQDGTPVPEDLEGVFDRWELQVMRREAAADSGDICVDSLSENLDSEEEKVELELALDALVEDKDQGQE, via the coding sequence ATGTCTACATTTAGAAGGATTTCGGCCACCTTAACGGCCCAGTTTAATGAGTTTCTCAACCAAGTGGAGAATCATGAAGCCGTGGCTGAGGAAAGCATCCGTCGCTTTTCCAGTCAGATGCAGGAGGCCCGTTTTCGGGTTCGGGTTTTGGAGAGGGAAATCAATCGATATAAAGAGAGAATCGAAACTCTCGCCACGCAAAAGGTCCGCTGGCAGGACCGGGCCAGGAATTATGCTGAAAGTGACAGGGAAAAGGCCTTGGCCTGCGTACAAAGGGCTCAGCGTTTAGAGAAAGACATCGCTCATTGGCAGAGTTCGCTCAAAGAAATGGAAAGCCAGAGGGTGGAGCTCTGCCGTGGCCTGAATCAGGTGGAAAAGCGTTTTGAGGAAATGAAACGCAAGCAAAAGCTTCTCAGCTCACGAGAGGCGCGTGCGCGAATGATTAAGAGCTTTCAGGACGGAACACCGGTGCCCGAAGATCTCGAAGGCGTGTTTGATCGGTGGGAGTTACAGGTCATGCGTCGAGAGGCAGCGGCTGACTCCGGTGACATTTGTGTGGACTCTCTGAGTGAGAACCTCGACAGCGAGGAGGAAAAGGTGGAGTTGGAATTGGCTTTGGATGCCCTTGTTGAAGACAAGGATCAGGGGCAGGAGTGA
- a CDS encoding response regulator transcription factor, with amino-acid sequence MARILVVDDDPDILKVTEKVLSASSHVVMTAGDAMKAMELLNTVPFDLLLSDANMPHYSGFDLVKTLRNDKRFHSMSIAMLTGLRERKDIDRAIKMGVDDYIVKPIDPLLFVKKVEALFKNKPPMEMPELKFPEGSELKHAALMVPGEVISMSELGMTLLSPHKTPNGMVIEINSPIFELIGISPPPVRVLSSEQREDDGKWQVKVTYMGATEAMLQKIRAWIFSKNSHRSRTSS; translated from the coding sequence ATGGCGCGTATTCTAGTCGTGGATGATGATCCCGATATTTTGAAAGTGACGGAGAAGGTTCTGTCAGCTTCTTCTCACGTGGTCATGACCGCAGGAGATGCGATGAAGGCCATGGAACTTTTGAATACTGTTCCCTTTGACCTGCTGTTGTCTGACGCCAACATGCCTCACTACTCCGGCTTTGATCTGGTCAAAACTCTGCGTAACGACAAGCGCTTTCATTCCATGTCCATTGCCATGTTGACCGGCCTAAGAGAGCGCAAGGACATTGACCGGGCCATCAAGATGGGAGTTGACGACTACATCGTGAAGCCCATTGATCCGCTCTTGTTCGTCAAAAAGGTGGAGGCCTTGTTTAAGAACAAGCCTCCCATGGAAATGCCTGAACTCAAATTTCCCGAAGGCAGCGAGCTCAAACATGCGGCTCTAATGGTACCTGGAGAAGTGATCTCCATGTCGGAGCTGGGGATGACCCTGCTCAGCCCCCACAAAACGCCAAATGGAATGGTCATTGAGATCAACAGTCCGATTTTTGAACTTATTGGCATTTCCCCTCCCCCTGTTCGGGTTTTATCGTCTGAGCAACGGGAGGACGACGGCAAGTGGCAGGTGAAGGTGACTTATATGGGAGCCACCGAGGCCATGCTACAGAAAATCCGCGCCTGGATATTTTCTAAAAACTCACATCGTAGCCGGACCTCCTCATAA
- a CDS encoding response regulator, which yields MKILLAEDDPNISLIAKLALEQIGGHQVHVATNGRMALEMALSYDFDLILLDEMMPEMNGLTACRNYYAQATNPSPVIFLSAKSQESDIKEFTENALGFIPKPFDPATLNQSINRILSKAHKAKAA from the coding sequence ATGAAGATTCTTTTAGCTGAAGACGATCCAAATATTTCTCTTATTGCCAAGCTTGCATTGGAGCAGATTGGTGGCCACCAGGTCCACGTTGCCACCAATGGGCGCATGGCTTTGGAAATGGCCTTAAGCTATGACTTTGATTTGATTTTACTGGATGAAATGATGCCCGAGATGAACGGTCTGACGGCCTGTCGCAACTATTACGCTCAAGCGACCAATCCATCGCCGGTGATTTTCCTCAGCGCAAAATCTCAGGAGTCCGACATCAAGGAATTTACTGAAAACGCCTTGGGATTCATTCCCAAGCCCTTTGACCCGGCCACGCTTAACCAGTCCATCAATCGGATTCTGAGTAAGGCCCATAAAGCTAAAGCAGCATGA
- a CDS encoding HAMP domain-containing histidine kinase has protein sequence MSLIRFRILFLITIALSVVGGFGYLAVTSFSQYARIHQDLNTSFYLQDKTEALDVWKFSKSTLEDLKNSRRALNQEHRAEALSDVIQAYANRNPTTLRKKVDHFVRNELEFRKYLFPLVAYLEKRIEYFSLISLTAMILSLLVVYLYIRTSLFKEISTLSRKMVDFLNQRYTYQFTVPSPNEMGHLQATFNSLAQKVLSQMEELKSLDRAKSDFLSIASHELRTPLTSIKGSLSLLKTGVVGQMNEACSNLVNIAEQETDRLIRLINDLLDLAKIEARKLPLTKQWSPIRELVKPSLDGIQGLARTAGVRLVSSDVPSVEAHMDKDRIQQILTNLISNAIKYSPKNGTVRLSIEIDESDRLVFSVTDEGKGIAPEDQELIFQKFRQATNAENPLVKGTGLGLAIAKALVEEHRGVIGVHSQPGSGSTFYFTLGEWRFSVEEEQQLDPPNQTGVAA, from the coding sequence ATGAGTTTAATTCGCTTCCGCATTCTATTCCTAATTACGATTGCCCTGTCTGTGGTGGGGGGATTTGGCTACCTAGCCGTTACCTCCTTTTCTCAATACGCACGCATTCATCAGGACTTGAACACCAGCTTTTACCTGCAGGACAAGACAGAAGCTCTGGATGTCTGGAAGTTTAGCAAGTCGACTCTTGAGGATCTCAAGAACAGTCGCCGTGCTCTCAACCAGGAGCATCGGGCTGAGGCCCTCAGCGATGTCATCCAGGCCTATGCCAATCGCAACCCGACCACTTTGCGCAAAAAAGTGGATCATTTTGTTCGCAACGAACTTGAATTCCGCAAGTATCTGTTTCCACTTGTTGCCTACCTGGAAAAGCGAATCGAGTACTTCAGCCTGATCTCCCTGACCGCCATGATTTTGTCTCTGTTGGTCGTCTATCTGTATATTCGAACCTCGCTCTTTAAGGAGATTTCGACTCTTTCGCGGAAGATGGTGGACTTTCTCAACCAGAGATACACCTACCAGTTCACCGTTCCTTCGCCGAATGAAATGGGCCACCTGCAGGCCACATTTAACTCATTGGCGCAAAAAGTATTAAGTCAAATGGAGGAGCTAAAATCCCTCGACCGGGCCAAGTCGGACTTTCTCAGCATTGCCAGTCACGAACTACGCACACCATTGACCTCAATTAAGGGCTCCTTAAGTCTCCTCAAGACAGGTGTCGTCGGACAAATGAATGAAGCCTGTTCGAACCTGGTGAATATTGCCGAACAGGAAACAGATCGCTTGATTCGTTTGATTAATGACCTTTTGGATTTAGCCAAAATTGAAGCTCGCAAGCTACCCTTGACGAAGCAATGGTCACCAATCAGGGAACTCGTCAAACCGTCTCTAGACGGCATCCAGGGACTTGCTCGAACGGCCGGAGTGCGACTTGTTTCCAGCGACGTCCCATCGGTGGAAGCTCATATGGACAAAGACCGAATTCAACAAATTTTGACGAACCTGATTTCCAATGCCATCAAGTACAGCCCCAAAAATGGGACTGTCCGACTGAGCATCGAGATTGACGAGTCGGATCGGTTGGTTTTCTCAGTGACCGATGAAGGCAAGGGCATTGCCCCTGAGGATCAAGAGCTGATCTTCCAGAAGTTCCGCCAGGCAACCAATGCAGAAAATCCCCTCGTCAAAGGTACTGGATTGGGCTTAGCGATTGCAAAAGCTCTAGTCGAGGAGCACCGGGGGGTGATTGGAGTTCATTCACAACCGGGTTCTGGAAGCACATTTTATTTTACTCTTGGTGAGTGGCGTTTTAGTGTGGAAGAAGAGCAGCAGCTCGACCCCCCAAATCAGACGGGAGTAGCGGCATGA
- a CDS encoding Hpt domain-containing protein encodes MNFDDMMKELRTEYLDSLPAKLRDLEKSLSQEDVDCLREDFHKLKGTGKTYGFPEISELGEVVERLLIQKPHSYAEVIPNAIGILRDIHRERSASRDFDLSEDGRFRSIRSLNL; translated from the coding sequence ATGAACTTTGATGACATGATGAAAGAACTGCGCACCGAGTACCTGGACAGCCTTCCCGCAAAACTCCGTGATCTGGAAAAATCACTTAGCCAAGAGGATGTGGACTGCCTCCGCGAGGACTTCCATAAGCTCAAGGGAACAGGCAAGACCTACGGCTTCCCCGAGATCTCCGAGCTTGGGGAAGTGGTCGAACGCCTTCTCATCCAAAAGCCCCATTCCTACGCGGAAGTGATTCCCAACGCCATTGGTATCCTTCGGGACATTCATCGAGAGCGATCAGCTTCCCGCGATTTCGATCTCTCCGAAGATGGCCGCTTTCGCAGCATCCGTTCATTGAACCTGTGA
- a CDS encoding histone deacetylase family protein produces the protein MAFKIRQIFDHSTELNAQVIDAAKLLLLSQFPYMKEQFLDELVEIVKANSNSKVYRHYLFVAENKGLVSGAAIATHFLPENFFFVDYVASSKDVPSRGIGAALYSRIKEQSLINKCIGVFLECENIDRRFCASDEEQKQNKIRLNFYRRFGAVQLIDSKYEKWRRGDSSLHLLFDNNHRRHPDSKALEKIVKAILVSHGPEKCSEDYIKEVVASLKESHFEKLPKHLSSPQRITSSTYHKVPDDQKIPLTLNPLHRIHHVTEKGYVESPIRIDAILKELDKVNYFELKKTKHFPDSHITEVHDPQYFQFLKDICKYAGKKTMYPDVFPIRNRARLPLGLEEQAGYYCMDVYSPINQNAYLSSRAAVDCALTAAETLVEGENVAYALVRPPGHHAERRFFGGFCYLNSTAIAAHFLSKHGRVAILDVDYHHGNGQQNIFYERPDVLTVSIHGHPEHAYPHFTGFEDEKGEGLGLNYNVNHPLPLTMDGPTYLKTLKVAAEQILKFDPSYVVVALGLDTAKGDPTGTWKLLARDFEENGFQIGGLQKPTLVVQEGGYRTQVLGVNVRHFFRGLMKGYYQN, from the coding sequence ATGGCTTTCAAAATCCGACAGATATTCGACCATTCCACTGAACTCAACGCCCAGGTTATCGACGCTGCCAAACTGCTGCTGCTGTCTCAGTTTCCCTACATGAAAGAGCAGTTTTTGGATGAGCTGGTGGAAATTGTAAAGGCCAACAGTAATAGTAAAGTGTATCGTCACTATCTTTTTGTTGCGGAGAATAAGGGCCTAGTGTCGGGAGCTGCCATTGCAACCCATTTTCTCCCGGAAAACTTCTTTTTTGTAGATTACGTTGCGTCAAGCAAGGATGTTCCGAGTCGAGGGATAGGCGCTGCTCTTTATTCGAGAATCAAAGAGCAGTCGCTGATAAACAAGTGCATCGGAGTGTTTCTAGAGTGTGAGAATATTGATCGCCGCTTCTGTGCCAGTGATGAGGAGCAAAAACAAAACAAGATTCGCCTTAATTTTTATCGTCGTTTTGGAGCCGTTCAGTTGATCGACTCCAAATATGAAAAGTGGCGGAGGGGAGACTCCTCTTTACATCTACTTTTCGACAACAACCACCGGCGTCATCCTGATTCCAAAGCCTTGGAAAAAATCGTCAAGGCGATTTTGGTGAGCCACGGTCCAGAGAAGTGTTCCGAAGATTACATTAAGGAGGTGGTGGCGTCTCTCAAGGAAAGCCATTTTGAAAAACTGCCCAAGCACCTTTCTTCACCTCAGAGAATCACATCATCCACTTATCACAAAGTTCCCGATGATCAGAAGATCCCATTAACTTTGAACCCTCTGCACCGGATCCACCACGTCACTGAAAAGGGCTATGTTGAGTCGCCGATTCGCATCGATGCCATTCTAAAGGAACTCGATAAGGTCAATTATTTTGAATTGAAAAAGACCAAACACTTTCCGGACTCTCATATCACCGAGGTTCATGATCCCCAGTATTTTCAGTTTTTGAAGGACATCTGCAAGTACGCCGGTAAAAAAACCATGTATCCGGATGTGTTTCCCATCCGTAACCGGGCCAGATTACCTCTAGGATTGGAAGAGCAAGCGGGATACTACTGTATGGACGTCTATTCACCGATAAATCAAAATGCCTATCTCTCCTCTCGGGCGGCGGTAGACTGTGCTTTGACTGCCGCTGAGACCCTAGTTGAGGGTGAGAATGTAGCCTATGCATTGGTGAGACCTCCCGGACATCATGCGGAGCGGAGGTTTTTTGGTGGATTTTGTTATTTGAACTCAACGGCAATTGCGGCTCACTTCCTCAGCAAACATGGGCGGGTGGCAATTCTGGACGTGGATTATCATCACGGGAATGGCCAGCAAAATATTTTCTATGAGCGTCCCGACGTTTTGACGGTTTCCATTCATGGCCATCCAGAGCATGCCTACCCTCATTTTACAGGCTTTGAGGATGAGAAGGGGGAAGGTCTGGGGCTCAATTACAATGTGAACCATCCCCTGCCACTGACAATGGATGGCCCGACTTACCTGAAGACACTCAAGGTGGCCGCGGAGCAGATTCTTAAATTCGATCCCTCTTATGTCGTAGTTGCCTTGGGTCTCGATACGGCCAAGGGAGATCCCACTGGAACATGGAAGCTCTTAGCGCGGGATTTTGAGGAAAACGGGTTTCAGATCGGCGGTCTGCAAAAACCGACACTTGTTGTCCAGGAAGGCGGATACCGAACCCAAGTGCTAGGCGTCAATGTTCGTCACTTTTTCCGTGGTCTAATGAAAGGCTATTATCAAAACTAA
- a CDS encoding FAD-binding oxidoreductase: MPLNGLDQVLKPDQISIDQQDLDVYGKDWAKHIKSNAQAVVFPTSTEQVRDLVLWARKTQTALVPSGGRTGMSGAAAAANQEVIVSFDKMNKVLSHDSIDRTVTCQAGVVTEQLQNYALEHDFYYPVDFAARGSSQVGGNIATNAGGIKVLRYGLTRNWVASLTVVTGQGQVLHLNNSLVKNATGYDLRHLFIGSEGTLGFVTEATFYVTNPPKALTVLLFGVENLDGVLSIYQSYRKQVPVTAYEMFTEEALAHVLKQGHLKRPLNQTAPYYVLIEFELESDDTLDHAMTLFEECVENGWVIDGAMSQSPQQAKEFWRLREDISEATAPFEPYKNDISVRVADVTQFLTELDTLIKTEYPTFEVIWFGHIGDGNLHINILKPKDLTSDEFLKKCHEVDKHMFEMIARFKGSVSAEHGVGLTKKPYLHYTRSEEEIQLMREIKKVFDPDGILNPGKLF; encoded by the coding sequence ATGCCACTGAATGGATTGGACCAAGTCCTTAAACCGGACCAAATCTCAATTGATCAACAGGACCTGGATGTTTACGGTAAGGACTGGGCCAAACACATCAAGTCCAATGCCCAGGCAGTGGTCTTTCCCACCTCAACAGAGCAGGTTCGAGACCTGGTCCTGTGGGCGAGAAAGACCCAAACAGCTCTCGTCCCTTCGGGAGGCCGCACTGGAATGAGTGGTGCGGCCGCTGCCGCCAATCAGGAGGTCATAGTTTCCTTCGACAAGATGAATAAAGTCCTCAGCCATGACTCTATCGACCGCACTGTCACCTGCCAGGCTGGGGTGGTCACCGAGCAACTCCAGAATTATGCTCTGGAACATGATTTTTATTACCCCGTTGATTTTGCTGCCCGGGGTTCAAGTCAGGTCGGCGGCAATATTGCCACAAATGCGGGTGGGATTAAGGTTCTGCGCTATGGATTGACCCGAAATTGGGTGGCAAGCCTCACAGTCGTAACGGGTCAAGGGCAAGTCCTTCACCTCAACAACTCTCTGGTCAAGAATGCCACGGGCTATGATCTCAGACACCTGTTCATTGGGTCTGAGGGCACCCTGGGATTTGTTACTGAAGCGACCTTTTATGTAACCAATCCGCCAAAGGCACTTACGGTCTTGTTGTTTGGCGTGGAAAATCTGGATGGGGTTTTGAGTATATACCAATCCTACCGCAAACAAGTGCCTGTCACTGCTTACGAGATGTTTACCGAAGAGGCATTGGCTCACGTTCTTAAGCAGGGACACCTCAAGCGGCCTCTCAACCAAACAGCTCCCTACTATGTGTTGATCGAGTTTGAATTAGAGAGTGACGATACTCTCGACCACGCCATGACACTTTTTGAAGAATGCGTTGAGAATGGCTGGGTCATCGACGGAGCCATGTCACAGAGTCCACAGCAGGCAAAAGAATTTTGGCGCCTGCGTGAAGACATATCGGAAGCCACAGCCCCATTTGAGCCCTATAAGAACGATATTTCCGTGCGCGTGGCTGACGTCACCCAGTTTCTCACCGAGTTGGATACGTTGATCAAAACAGAATACCCAACTTTTGAGGTTATTTGGTTTGGTCATATTGGCGATGGCAATCTTCACATCAACATCCTCAAACCCAAGGATTTGACCAGTGATGAGTTCCTTAAAAAATGTCACGAGGTCGACAAGCATATGTTTGAAATGATCGCCCGCTTCAAGGGCAGCGTCTCGGCCGAACACGGTGTGGGTCTCACCAAAAAACCCTACCTGCACTACACTCGCAGTGAGGAAGAGATTCAGCTCATGCGGGAAATCAAAAAGGTTTTCGATCCGGATGGGATCTTGAATCCAGGTAAGCTTTTTTAG